A single genomic interval of uncultured Desulfobacter sp. harbors:
- a CDS encoding riboflavin synthase: MFTGIIESLGTIRRIETHGEGKILVIACDLDLSGTGIGDSIAVNGACLTAVSLGKGQFKVDMAPETVSRTTFGSIGPGARVNIERALKLSDRIDGHLVSGHIDGTGTVSKIETRSNAIIYDIQVPENLADEMIEKGSVAIDGISLTINQCWENGFSVSIIPHTAKITTIGFKNVGDRVNIETDMLGKYVKKFLSGQGTRAKSANDAGAYADSDISMSFLARNGFL, from the coding sequence TTGTTTACTGGAATCATAGAAAGTCTGGGTACCATACGGCGCATTGAAACCCATGGAGAGGGCAAAATCTTGGTGATTGCCTGTGACCTGGATCTTTCCGGTACAGGCATTGGGGATTCCATTGCCGTGAACGGGGCCTGCCTGACCGCTGTAAGTCTTGGCAAAGGGCAGTTCAAAGTGGATATGGCACCGGAAACCGTGTCCCGTACCACATTCGGTTCCATTGGACCCGGGGCCCGGGTCAATATTGAACGGGCGCTGAAGTTGTCGGACCGCATAGACGGGCATCTGGTATCAGGCCACATAGACGGCACGGGTACGGTCTCAAAAATTGAGACCCGGAGCAATGCCATCATATATGACATCCAGGTGCCGGAAAACCTGGCTGATGAAATGATAGAAAAAGGTTCGGTTGCCATTGACGGTATCAGCCTGACCATCAACCAATGTTGGGAAAACGGTTTTTCGGTAAGTATTATTCCCCATACCGCAAAGATTACAACCATCGGATTTAAAAACGTAGGGGATCGCGTCAATATTGAGACGGATATGCTGGGAAAATATGTGAAAAAGTTTTTATCAGGGCAGGGGACACGCGCAAAGAGTGCCAACGACGCCGGCGCTTATGCTGACTCGGACATCAGTATGTCATTTCTTGCCCGGAACGGATTTTTGTAA
- a CDS encoding bifunctional 3,4-dihydroxy-2-butanone-4-phosphate synthase/GTP cyclohydrolase II — protein MPHLTIEQAIEDIKNGKMVILVDDEDRENEGDLTMAAEAVTPEAINFMATHGRGLICLSLDSSIADKLDLPMMVDHNTSQYGTGFTVSIEAKRGVTTGISAADRATTILTAVDDDTGPHDIARPGHIFPLRARDGGVMVRIGQTEGSVDLARLAGLKPAGVICEIMDDDGTMARMPSLEEFAKKHGIGICTVADLVKYRLKTESFVKRAAETVIPTRVGGEFRIIAYENDIDNLTHIALVKGEIDPEKDILVRVHSECMTGDIFSSLRCDCQDQLYRAMKMVDDEGCGVILYLRQEGRGIGLVNKLKAYEYQRQGLDTVQANEKLGFSADLRDYGVGAQMLVDLGVRKMRLLTNNPKKMVGLEGYGLSVVEQVPIEVAPNCYNQGYLKCKQAKMGHLLHIK, from the coding sequence ATGCCCCATTTAACAATTGAACAAGCAATTGAAGATATAAAAAATGGAAAAATGGTCATCCTGGTGGATGACGAGGACAGGGAGAACGAAGGGGATTTAACAATGGCGGCCGAGGCCGTAACCCCGGAAGCCATTAATTTTATGGCCACCCATGGCCGGGGACTCATCTGCCTGTCCCTTGATTCCAGTATTGCAGATAAGCTCGACCTTCCCATGATGGTTGATCACAATACATCCCAGTACGGGACTGGGTTTACGGTCTCCATCGAGGCCAAACGCGGTGTGACCACAGGTATCTCCGCAGCAGACAGGGCTACGACTATTTTGACGGCAGTGGATGATGATACCGGTCCCCATGACATTGCAAGACCCGGCCACATTTTTCCTTTGCGGGCCCGGGACGGCGGGGTTATGGTGCGCATCGGCCAGACCGAAGGCTCTGTAGATCTTGCACGCCTTGCCGGCCTGAAGCCGGCGGGTGTCATCTGTGAGATCATGGATGATGACGGTACCATGGCCCGGATGCCTTCCCTTGAAGAATTTGCTAAAAAGCACGGCATCGGCATCTGCACGGTGGCGGATCTTGTTAAATACCGGTTAAAGACGGAAAGCTTTGTAAAGCGGGCTGCTGAAACCGTTATTCCCACCCGGGTGGGCGGTGAGTTCAGAATCATTGCCTATGAGAATGATATTGACAATCTTACCCATATTGCCCTGGTTAAGGGTGAAATTGACCCGGAAAAGGATATTCTGGTGCGGGTGCATTCCGAATGTATGACCGGTGATATTTTTTCTTCTTTGCGATGTGACTGCCAGGACCAGCTTTACCGGGCCATGAAGATGGTGGATGATGAAGGCTGTGGCGTCATTCTGTATTTACGCCAGGAAGGCCGGGGTATAGGCCTTGTGAACAAATTAAAAGCCTATGAATACCAGCGTCAGGGTTTGGATACGGTTCAGGCCAATGAAAAACTTGGATTTTCAGCTGATCTGCGTGATTATGGTGTCGGTGCCCAGATGCTGGTGGATTTGGGCGTGCGCAAAATGCGTCTGCTCACTAATAATCCTAAGAAGATGGTGGGGCTTGAAGGTTACGGCCTGAGCGTTGTGGAACAGGTGCCCATTGAAGTGGCGCCCAATTGCTATAACCAGGGGTATTTGAAGTGTAAGCAGGCTAAAATGGGCCATCTACTACATATAAAATAA
- the ribE gene encoding 6,7-dimethyl-8-ribityllumazine synthase: MPQIIEANLDAKGKKFGLVAARFNDFIVEKLVSGALDALIRSGAQDSDIAIVKVPGAFEIPLAVAKMAASKKYDAIICLGAVIRGATTHYDYVCAEVSKGIAAVSLEANVPVMFGILTTETIEQAIERAGTKSGNKGFDVALGAIEMANLCAIME; encoded by the coding sequence ATGCCTCAGATAATTGAAGCCAATTTAGATGCCAAAGGCAAAAAATTCGGACTTGTTGCCGCCAGGTTCAATGATTTTATTGTGGAAAAGCTTGTGTCAGGAGCGTTGGATGCCCTGATCAGAAGCGGTGCACAGGATAGCGATATTGCTATTGTTAAAGTGCCTGGGGCGTTTGAGATTCCTTTGGCAGTCGCTAAAATGGCGGCCTCGAAAAAATATGACGCCATTATCTGTTTAGGTGCCGTGATCCGCGGGGCCACCACCCATTATGATTATGTCTGTGCCGAGGTGTCCAAGGGTATTGCTGCCGTCAGCCTTGAGGCCAACGTGCCGGTCATGTTTGGTATTCTTACCACTGAAACCATTGAACAGGCTATTGAACGTGCCGGTACAAAATCCGGTAACAAGGGCTTTGATGTAGCCTTGGGTGCCATTGAAATGGCAAACCTTTGCGCGATTATGGAATAG
- the nusB gene encoding transcription antitermination factor NusB, which translates to MGDRRKSRELALQALFALDLNKLDLNKTDSRPQMDDFLEQHGEDLSEPPRLFFQTLVQGVLENREKIDTLLDQWAKNWKISRMPAVDRNIMRIAVFEMLNLPDIPSSVSINEAVEIGKKFGTRDSGPFINGVLDRIRAQYEP; encoded by the coding sequence ATGGGTGACAGGCGTAAATCCCGGGAATTGGCCTTGCAGGCCCTGTTTGCCCTGGATCTGAATAAATTGGATCTGAATAAAACCGATTCCCGGCCGCAAATGGATGACTTCCTTGAACAGCACGGGGAAGATTTAAGTGAACCCCCACGTCTTTTTTTTCAAACGCTTGTACAAGGGGTGTTGGAGAATCGCGAAAAGATAGACACGCTTTTGGACCAATGGGCCAAGAATTGGAAGATTTCCCGTATGCCGGCAGTGGACAGAAATATCATGCGTATTGCCGTGTTTGAAATGCTTAATTTGCCGGATATACCGTCATCTGTATCCATTAATGAGGCGGTTGAAATCGGCAAAAAGTTCGGTACCCGGGATTCCGGGCCGTTCATCA